In the Carboxydothermus hydrogenoformans Z-2901 genome, CAGGAACACCGAATTTTGGTAGAGGCGCTTAGGCTTTTAAGTGAAAACCGCTTATTGGTAGAAGGACGGCGGGTAAGAATCTTGCCGGACGGGGGTGAAGGACATGGGAAGTAAGCGGGCTTTAATTTCCGTTTACGATAAAAAGGGTATAGTGGAATTTGCCGGGAAATTAGTAGATTTAGGCTTTGAAATAATTTCTACCGGGGGAAGTTATAAAGTTTTAAAAGAGGCCGGTATCCCGGTTACGTATATAAGTGATATTACCGGTTTTCCGGAAATTTTAGAAGGACGGGTAAAGACTTTGCATCCGGCAATTCACGGGGGTATCCTGGCCAAAAGAACGGAGGAGCATTTAAAGGAAATTTCAGCCCAGGGTATAAAGCCTATTGATTTGGTGATAGTAAACCTGTATCCATTCCGGGAAACGGTAGCGCGGGGAGCTGATCGTGACGAAATCATTGAAAATATTGACATAGGTGGCCCCACTTTAATCCGGGCAGCAGCCAAAAACCACCGGTACGTTACGGTGGTGGTCGATCCGGAAGATTATGCGGAAGTGGCCGAACATCTGAAAAAGGGAGAGGTGCCGCCTGAGGTCAGGGAAAGGTTAGCTTTAAAAGCGTTCCGCCATACTGCCAGTTACGACATTGCTATTGCCAATTATTTTGCGGGAAGGTTAGAGGATGGTGGTTTTCGGAAAAAATTATATATTGAAGCGGAACAGGTGGAAATGCTGCGGTACGGAGAAAATCCCCACCAGCGGGGAGCGGTTTACCGGGTGGAGGGGACTTTTGGACTGGTTGATGCGGAAATTTTAAACGGTAAAGCCATGAGCTTTAATAATTACCTTGATGCCGATGCAGCGTACCGGTTAATCTGGGAGTTTCGTGAGCCGGCGGCAGCCATAATCAAGCACACCGTACCCTGCGGTGTGGCTACCGGGGAAAATTTAAAGGAAGCTTACGAAAAAGCGTATGCCGGTGATCCGGTGTCGGCTTACGGGGGAATTGTTGCTTTTAACGGTGCGGTTGATGAAAAGGTGGCTGAGCTTTTGGTTCAGCATTTTTACGAGGTAATAATTGCTCCGGACTTTTCCGATGAAGCCTTAAAAATCTTGCGGGAAAAGAAGAATTTACGGGTTATAAAGGCAAAACCGCTTGCTTTAGAGGAACTTAATTTAAGGCAAATTAGCGGAGGACTGTTGCTTCAGGAAAATGATGGGAAGCTTTATGAAGAATTAAAGGTGGTAGCGGGTAATGATTTAACCGAAGGGCAAAGGGAAGATATAGTTTTTGGTTTAAAAGTAGTGAAATACGTTAAATCCAATGCCATAGCTGTGGTAAAGGACGGGATGCTTTTAGGAGCTGGCGGTGGGCAGACCAGCCGGATTGATGCGGTAAAAATTGCATTAAATAAAGCCGGGGAAAGAGCCCGGGGAGCGGTGGTGGTTTCCGATGCCTTCTTCCCCTTTGCCGATTCCATCGAGGAACTGGCCAAAGCGGGGGTTTCGGTGGTAGTAGAGCCGGGAGGAGCGGTGCGCGACCGGGAAGTAATCGAAGAAGCGGCAAAAAGAAATGTAACTCTCGTTTTTACGGGAGTAAGGCATTTCTTACATTAGGAGGGTTAGTGGATGAAGGTTCTGGTAGTGGGAAGTGGCGGCCGGGAGCATGCTATAGTAAAAAAACTTAAGGAAAGTCCAAAAGTTACGGAGGTATTGGCCGCTCCGGGTAATGCCGGCATTGCCCGGGAGGCTCGGGTGGTGCCGGTGGAAGTGGATAACCTGTCCGGGCTTTTGGAAATTGCCCTGCGGGAGAAAGTGGATTTAACGGTGGTGGGACCCGAGCTTCCCTTAACCCTGGGGATTGTCGATTATTTTAACGAACATGGTCTTTTAGTCTTTGGCCCAGGCCGGGATGCGGCCCAAATTGAGGGCAGTAAAAGTTTTGCCAAGGAACTGATGCGGGAAAACGGTATTCCTACGGCTTTTTATGAAACTTTTACCGATTATAACGAAGCCAGGGAGTACGTTTACCGGAAAGGGGTGCCGATAGTCATTAAAGCCGACGGCCTGGCGGCGGGTAAAGGGGTTTACGTTTGCCAGGAGTTGGAGGAAGCGATAAAAGCTTTAAACGATATTTTCGTTAAGCGGATTTTTGGGGCTGCGGGAAATAAAGTGGTCATTGAAGAATATCTCGAGGGGCAAGAGGTTAGCGTCCTCGCTTTTACCGATGGGGAAACGGTGGTGCAAATGGTGCCGGCACAGGACCATAAAAGGGTGTTTAACAACGACCAGGGACCCAATACCGGGGGAATGGGAGCCTATGCCCCGGCTCCCGTATATACTCCGGAAATTGCCGAAAGGGTCCAGCGGGAAATCCTGCTGCCCACATTAAAGGGGCTTAAAGGGAAAGGAATAACCTACCGGGGAGTTTTGTATGCGGGGCTTATCTTAACCCGGGAGGGGCCAAAAGTTTTGGAGTTTAATGCCCGCTTTGGTGATCCCGAAACCCAGGTTATCCTGCCCCTGTTAAAAACCGATTTGGTAGAGATTATGCTGGCGGTGGTGGAAAAAAGGCTTTCCGAGATAAACATCGAATTTCTGCCCAAGGCCTGTGCCACGGTAGTATTGGCCTCCGGCGGGTATCCCGGAAAATACGAAACCGGCAAAGTTATCCATGGTCTTGACCGGTTACCGCCGGGGGTGGTGGCGTATCATGCCGGAACCGCTTTCAATGGGGATGATATTGTTACCGCCGGTGGCCGGGTATTAAATATAACGGCGGTAGGGGATACCCTCAAGGCGGCCGTAGAACTTGCCTATGAAGGAGTTAAGGCCGTATCCTTTGAAGGGATGCACTACCGCACCGATATTGGCCAAAAAGCTTTGAAATTACAATAGGGCTGTTATTCAATTCGATAAGTACTTACTTCTTCCGAAGCCATAGGTATAACCTCTATGGCTTCTTTATTTTTCGGATTATTTATCCTGTAAAAAGTTACAGTAACTTTCTGCTCCTTGGGGCAATCGGCATAGCGGGCGGTTATCCGGGCTGCTGTTTTAAGCGCTACATAGGAAATATCATTTCCGGTTAACACTGCCAGGGGACCCTTAAAATTTTGCACCCGCATTAAAATGTCACTATCTTTAGCCGATGCTTTTAAAGCTTCGTTTTCCTCGTGGTTGCGGCCGACTATGAGTTTTGCTCCGTGACTTAGCCTAAACTGGCGGCCGATATTTAGCCTTTTGATTTCTCTTAAATCGTACTGACCGTGGTTGATTAAATCCTTCAGCTTTTTTCCGTATTCCACCTGGGTTAAAAGGCAACCCCCGGCTGGGGAAGGATAATTTTGGATTCCCAGTTCTCTGGCTAAAGCCATCTGGGGCTTGCGGTTACGGCCGGAAAAATCCAAAAGTTTTTCCCGGTCGATTATCCCCAAGCGTTCCGGCAAAGTGGGGGGAAGGTTTTTGGCGGTAAGCGGCCGTACCAAGATATCTTCTACTCCCGCTTCTCTTGCGGTTTGTTGCATCGAGTGGCGCATCTGGGATTTTGGCCTTTGACCCAGCACTTCACCGCTTATTAAAAAAGAAGCGTTGTATTTGGGCAAAAGTTCTTTGGCTTTTTTTAACATGAAGGCCCGGCAGTCAATGCACGGGTTCATCGCTTTTCCGTAACCGTATTTTGGTTTTAAAATTATTTCCAAATAATCGTCGCCCAGCGGTTCTAAAATTAGCGGTACTCCCAATTCTTTGGCTTTCTCTTTGATATATTCGGTTTTTACTTCTGAAACGAAAGGATTTATAAAATGAAGAGCGGTAACATCGGCACCGGCTCTTTGGGAAACTTTTATAGCCAGAATACTGTCAAGACCGCCGGAAAAGAGAGCTAAGGCTCGATTGTTCATGGTCAAAGCCTCCTTTAAAAACTTCATTTAATAATATACCGTAGTTTTTCTTGAAAAAAAAGAGCGGCTTAATTTAAAGTAGAGCCGCTCTTTTTAAGGACGCCTTCTTTTGTCAAAAACAATCCGGTAATTAGCTAATTCCTGGTCAGTAGCTTTTAAAACATTAACCCGTTTTACTACGGAATCGTTCCAAATCCTTACCGAAACTGAGGCCTCAGGAGTATCGGCATAGCGGGCGGTGACTTTGGCTGCAAGGTAAAAATCGTCTTCCGTTGGATTGCCTTGAATTAAAGTAGTTGGTCCGGTAAAACCTTCTACCTTGGCGAGGAATTCTCCGGGTTTTTTAAAATACGAAATCAATTCGTTTTCCTGGGCATTTCTTCCCACGATAATTTTGGCGGTGGGGGAAAGGCGAAAATGACGCCCAAATTTTAAACGATCAATATCTTCTACCGTTAGCTTACCGTTGTAACGAATTAAATCCTGCACTTTGCCGGCAAATTCTTTTTTGGTTAAAAGGCATCCTCCCGAGGGGCAGGGATAATCGTTTATCCCAAAACTTGCGGCAAGTTCCATCTGGGTTTTCCGGGAGCGACCGGAAATAGCTAAAAGTTTATCCCGGGAAACGTATCCTTCTTGCTCGGCAATCGTTGGGGGAAAGTGCAGGGCCGAAAGGGGCCGGAGAACCAAACCCTTAATTCCCGCTTCCCGGTCGATTAAATTTATCGCATCCCGTCGCTGCGAATTAGGCCGCTGCCCTAAAACCTCGCCGGTAATCATAAATTTGGCGCCGATTTCTTCCATAAGTTTCTTTGCTTTTTTAAATTTGAAGATCCGGCAGTCAATGCAAGGATTTAAAGCGCTGCCGTAGCCGTGGGGTGGGTTTTCCACGATTCTTAAATATTCTTCACCGCAGTTTTGCACATGAAGCTTTATACCTAAATCGGCTGCGAGTTTAGCGGTGGAAGCACATCCCTGGCCTTTAGCTAAACAACGGCAAAAAGGGCTGGTAAAATTAACCGCTTCTACTTCTACACCTTGTTCCAGAATAAGCTTTATGGCTAAAGTGCTGTCAAGGCCTCCCGAAAAGAGTGCCAGAGCCTTCACCATTTTATTCACCTCCCTAAACGCTTCCTTTAGGGACGGTTCTGTCCGAGTGCTATTATTACGTATAATAGGAATAGCACGTTCTAAGAACCGTCCCTCTAAGGTGTGTTGATTACTGACTGTAGTACAAGAAAAGTATAACGAAAAAGTTAACAGAAGACAACCGAAAATTGTTGACAAGAATATTTTAGTATATTAAAGTATTAAAATAAGAAAAGTTGCGGGGGGGTTCTATGTTTAAGTATGAGGGAAAATTACGGGACCCGGCGTTTGACAGTTTGTTTGAGGCAATACTTGCCCTGAAAAATATTGATGAATGTTATGCTTTTTTTGAAGATATCTGCACTATTGCGGAATTAAAAGCTTTGGCCCAGCGCTGGGAAGTGGCGAAAATGCTGGATGAGGGAAGAACCTATCAGGAAATTGTCCAAAAAACCGGAGCAAGTACCGCTACCATTAGCCGGGTTAAAAGATATTTAAATTACGGCGCTTCCGGTTACCGGCTGATGCTTAAACGCTTAAAGGAAGAAGGGAAATTATGAGGGAAAACTTTAAGGAACTACCAATGGGAGTAAGAGATTATCTACCCGGGGAAGCAGCGTTACGGAGATACCTGGAAAACTTGTTTGTAGAGCTGGTGGCCAAGGAAGGCTTTCAAGAGGTTATAACTCCTTCCTTTGAGTATTATGAAACTTTGCGGGAATCATCGGAGACCGATTTAATTAAATTTGTGGACCGTACGGGAGAGCTTTTGGCCCTCAGGGGAGATATGACCACCCCCATTGCCCGGGTGGTTTCTACCAAAATGAAGCATCGGGAGTTACCCCTTAAAATTTTTTATGCGGCAACGGTTTTTTCCGGGAATTTTTCCGGAAGAAACAAACTTAGAGAGTTTAAACAACTGGGGATTGAAGTGTTTGGGGATATTACTTCAAAATTAGAATCAGACTTAATAAAACTAATGGCTGTGTATTTGCGTAAAGCCAAGGTGAAAAACCTGGAAATTTCTCTGGGACATGTGGATATTTTAACGGGGCTTATTGAAGAATACGAACTTTTTAACCATTTTTCGGAAATAAAAAATGCTTTAAATCAAAAAGATTACGTAGCTTTGGAGGGAATTTTTGAGAGGGCGGGAAAAAGTCAAAGGGTCCGGGAAAGTCTGGTGGATTTTTTACAGCAGCGGGGAGGTAAAGCAATCCTAAGAAAGGCAAAGAAAATGTTAAGCCATCCGAAAGCCAAAAAAGCCTTAGAAGAACTGGAGGAGGTTACCGAATACCTAATTTCTGAGGGAGTAAGGGAATTAAAGCTGGATTTTTCTTTGGTCAGGGATTTAAACTATTACACCGGTTTGGTGTTTGAAGCTTACACCCCTTATTTAGGCTATCCTTTGGGGGGTGGAGGGCGTTACGATACCCTTTTAAAAAAATTTGGCTGGGATACACCGGCTTTTGGTTTTGCCCTGGGGTTGGAAAGAATTGTTGAAAGTATTGCCAATAGTATTGACAAATAATTTTTTTAACCTTATGATTTTAGTATATTAATAATTTAACACTTTAACAAAATAAAGTGAGGCTATAAAAATGAAAAATGGTTTAACTTTTGCCCTGCCTAAAGGGACATTATTTCCCGATACGGTGCGCCTTCTCTATAAAGCGGGTTTTTTAAAAAAGGAAGAGGTCCTTTTGGAAAGTCGAAAACTCGTAATTAAAGATGGCCCATATACTTTTATTATCTGCCGGCCGACCGATATCCCCACTTTTGTGGAGCATGGAGCGGCCGACCTGGGTATTGTGGGTAAGGATGTAATTGAAGAGCAGCGACGGGAAATTTTTGAACTTTTGGATTTAAAATACGGAAAATGCCATTTTGCCGTGGCGGCACCCAGGGATAACCCTAAAGTGCACGATTTGGGAAAGCTTACGGAAGTCAGGGCGGCCAGCAAATTTCCCGAAGTAACCCGACGGTTTTTTAAAGGTCTTGGGGTGCGGGCGGAGGTTATCAAAATGCACGGGAATGTAGAGCTGGCTCCGCTGGTGGGTCTTGCTGATGTAATTGTGGACCTGGTTTCTACCGGAAGAACTTTAAGGGAAAATAACTTAATTGAAATAACGAAGATAATGGATATAACCGCAAGGTTGGTTGCCAACCGGGTAGCCGCCAGGGTTTATGACCGGGAAATAAAAGCAATTGTAAAAAAGTTCAAGAATTTAGTTGGGGGCGAAAAAAATGAAGTTAATCTTAAATAAAGAAGAACTTTTAGATAAATATTCCCGGCGCAAAGCAGTGGAGGAAGATATAGAGCAACAGGTACGAAAAATTCTTAATGAAGTGGCAAGTTCGGGGGATGAAGCGTTAATCGAGTACGCCCGGGAGTTTGATGGTTTTAAGGGGGATTTAAGCAATCTTAAAGTAAGCGAAGAGGAAATAGATAAAGCTTACAGGGAAGTGGACGATGGGTTTTTAAATAGTCTTCGCAAAGCAATTCAAAGGGTTTTTGATTTTCACCAAAAGCAACTTCCCCGGAGCTGGTTTACCACGGAAGAAAACGGAAATATCCTGGGACAAATTTATACTCCCGTGGAGGTTGCCGGGATTTACGTACCGGGCGGTACTGCAGCCTATCCTTCGTCGGTGGTGATGAATGCCGTACCGGCAAAAGTTGCCGGGGTAAAAAGAATTGTGATGGTTTCGCCCCAAAAAGGCGAGCGGATGAATCCTTATGTTTTGGTTGCCGCCCGGGAAGCCGGGGTGACGGAAATTTACCGGGTTGGCGGAGCGCACGCCATAGCTGCCCTGGCTTTTGGCACCAAAACCATCCCCAGGGTAGATGTAATTACCGGACCGGGCAATATTTATGTGACCATCGCCAAAAAGCTCGTTTACGGCACGGTCAATATCGATATGCTGGCAGGCCCCAGTGAGGTGGTGGTTATCGCCGATAGCTCGGCAAAGCCCGAGTATCTTGCCGCGGATATGTTATCCCAGGCGGAACATGATTCCCTGGCTTCGGGGGTGGTTATTACCTGGGATGGGGAGCTGGCCCGAAAGACAGCGCAAAAAGTGGAGGAGTATTTAAAGCTCCTACCCCGCCGGGAGATAATTTTAAAAGCTTTGGAAAATTGCGGAGGAATTGTGGTGGTGGACGATGAAGAGGAAGCTTTACAGCTTGCCAACCAGCTGGCTCCGGAGCATTTGGAGTTAATGCTCCCCAATCCTTTCGGCTATTTAGCTAAAGTAAAAAATGCCGGAGCGGTTTTTTTGGGACAGTTTAGTCCTGAACCCATGGGGGATTATTTGGCCGGACCCAATCACGTTTTGCCCACTTCCGGAACTAGCCGCTTTTATTCGCCCCTGTCGGTGGATAATTTCTTAAAGAAAAGTAGCGTAATTTATTATTCCCAAGAAGGTTTTTTGGCCGATGCCAGGGATGTTATTAAACTTGCCGAAACGGAAGGGCTATTTGCCCACGCCCTTTCGGTGAAAGTGAGGATTTCCAATGAATAAGCCGAGATATTTTAAAGAAGCCTTTGCCCAGCTAAAGCCCTACGAACCTCATCTGGTTTCCTATGAAATTAAACTTGATGCCAATGAAAACCCGTATCTTTTTCCAAAAAGTTTACTGGAAGAAATCTTCTCCAAAATTGGGACAAGGGATTTTCCCCTTTATCCCGATCCCTTGGCTGGGAGGCTTCGTATTAGACTCTCGGAAAAGCTTGGGGTTTTGCCGGAAAATATAGTTTTAGGAAATGGTTCCGATGAGTTGATTCTTTGCCTTTATTTAGCCTTTGGGGGATACGGGAGGATTGCCTTAAGTTTTTCTCCTTCCTTTGTGATGTATCGACACCATGCTTTTGTAACCCAAACGGAATTTTTCGAAGTTTCGTACCGGGATGATTTTAGCCTTGATCTGGATGAAACGAAAAAAGCCATTGAAAAGTATCAACCCCATTTAGTGTTTCTGGCCAATCCCAATAACCCGACGGGAACCCTGGTGGATATAGAAACGATTAAAAAGCTTTTAGCTTACGACCATTTGCTGGTAGTGGATGAGGCGTACGTGGAATTTTCGGGAGTTTCGGCGATAGATTTATTAAAAAAATATCAAAACCTTGTTATTTTGCGGACCTTTTCCAAAGCCCGGGCTCTGGCCGGCTTAAGGTTGGGATATTTAGTTGCCAGCGTTGATGTGGTAAAGGAAATTATCAAGGTAAAAAATCCCTATAATGTAAATGTTTTTTCCCAGATTGCCGGGGAAGTGGTTTTGGCCAACGAAGAAGTTTTTCAAGGGGAAATTAAAGAAATCGTAGCCGAAAGGGAAAGGCTTTATAACCAGTTAGCTTCTTTGGGTTTAAAGCCGGTGAAAAGCCACGCTAATTTTATACTGGTGGAATTCGGGGAAAAGGCAAAAAAGATTCACCAGGAGTTAATTAACCACGGAATTTTAGTGCGGTACTTGGGAGGAGCCCTTGCTAATTATTTACGGATAACCGTTGGTACACCGGAAGAAAACCGGCAACTTTTAAAGAAACTGGGGGAAATCTTATGAGGCGGGCCGAGGTACAACGAACAACATTAGAAACCATGATTAATGTGGAGTTTACAATGGACGGAAACGGGGAGTTTTCCGGAACTTCAGGCCTTGGGTTTTTTGACCACATGCTCACCCTGTTTTGTAAATTTGGCGGGTTTAATTTAAATCTTTCCTGCCAGGGAGACCTGGAGGTAGATGACCACCACACGGTGGAAGATATTGGTCTGGTTTTGGGGGAAGCGTTTTCTAAAGCTTTAGGGGATAAAAAGGGAATTGCCCGCTTTGCCTCGGGTTTTTATCCGATGGATGAAGCATTAATGCTGATAGCGGTTGATATTTCCGGACGGCCGTATCTTGCCTTTGAAGCTGACTTTCCGCCGGTTTTGGCAGGAAAGTTTAACTACCAGATGGTAGAAGAGTTTTTACGCGGGTTTGTGCAAAAAGCCGGGATTACGTTGCATGTCCGGGAAATTTCGGGCAAAAACTTACACCATAAAGCCGAGGCAATTTTTAAAGGCTTGGGACGTACCTTAAAAGTTGCGGTTTCCGTCCAGGGGGATGAATTACCCTCAACCAAAGGAGTGATTTAGAAAGTGACGGTTGTGGTAGATTACGAAATGGGTAATCTTTTAAGTGTGACCAAGGCTTTAGAAGAACTGGGATATAAACCTTCCGTTACTTCGGATCCCAGGAAAATTTTGGAGGAGGATTTGGTGGTTTTACCCGGGGTTGGGGCGTTCAGGGATGCGGTGAGGAATTTAAAGGAAAAGGGGCTTTTTTTGGCTTTAAAAGAACGGGCTTCCTTAAACCGGCCAATCCTGGGGATTTGTCTGGGGATGCAGCTTTTTTTTACGAAAAGCTATGAAGATGGCGAGTATGAGGGTTTGGACCTTATTCCCGGGGAAGTGGTTCGTTTTCAAAAAGCTCCCAAAATTCCCCACATGGGGTGGAATAACTTGGTACCGGTAGACACGACCCATGAACTTTTTAAGAATTTACCGGATTATTATGTTTATTTTGTCCACTCCTACTATGCCCAGACCGACTCCAGGTATGTTTTAGCTTATACCGAATACGGGGAAAAGTTTCCGGCGGCGGTAAGGCGGGGCAGTATTATTGGCTTTCAGTTTCATCCGGAAAAAAGCGGACCGGTGGGAAGGCAGATACTTAAGAATTTGAGGGAGATGCTATGATTTTAATACCAGCAATAGATTTAATGGGGAAAAAAGTGGTGCGGCTTACGCAGGGGGAAAAAGAGCGGAAAACCGAATACCCGATTTCGCCCGTGGAGCTGGCCTTAAAGTATCAGGAAGCGGGAGCCAGGCTAATTCATGTCGTGGATTTGGATCGTGCTTTTACCGGGGAAAGTGAAAATTTTGAAGTCATTGCCGAAATTATTAAAAATGTTTCCATACCGGTACAGGTCGGTGGAGGCATAAGAGATATTGAAAGTTTTCGGGAGTTAATAGACTTAGGAGTTTCCCGGGTTATTGTAGGGACGATAGCGGTAACCAATCCGGAGCTTTTAGAGGAGATGCTTACCCTTGACCGGGATAAGGTTGCGGTCGGGATTGATGCCAAAAACGGCTGGGTAGCAATTAAAGGCTGGGTGGAAAGTTCCAATTACCGGGCTTTGGACCTGGCCTATAAGGTTAAGGAAATGGGAGTTACCACAATAATTTATACCGACATTGCCCGGGACGGGAGTTTAACCGGGCCCAATTTTAATGAAACTTTAAAGCTTGCCATTGATACCGGTTTAAAGGTAATAGCCTCGGGTGGTATTTCTGGTTTAGAGGATTTAAGACGCTGGCGGGAACTCGGGGAAAACAAAATCTACGGGGTTATTGCCGGAAAAGCAATATTAGAAGGTAAAATTGATTTAAAAGAAGGGATTAGGATACTGGAAGGGGAGTCTTAATGTTAACGGTGCGGATAATTCCCTGCCTGGATGTGAATAAAGGGCGGGTGGTAAAAGGGGTAAATTTCTTAAACCTTGTGGATGCCGGAGACCCGGTTGAGCTTGCCGCTTTTTACGACCGGGAAGGTGCCGATGAGGTGGTATTTTTGGATATTACTGCTTCCTTTGAGGGGCGACAAACCATGGTGGAAGTGGCCAAGCGGACGGCTACAACCCTTTCCATCCCCTTTACCATTGGCGGAGGTATAAGAAATATTGATGATATCCGAGCCCTTTTGGCTTCCGGGGCGGATAAAGTATCGATTAATTCGGCGGCGGTAAAAAATCCCGAACTTGTCCGGGAAGCGGCTTTAAAGTTTGGCAGCCAGTGTATTGTGGTGGCTATCGATGCCAAAAGAAAAAAAGATGGTGGCTTTGAAGTTTATATCCACGGTGGGCGTACTCCCACCGGAATAGATGCGGTAGAATGGGCTAAGGAAGTGGAGAGACTCGGGGCCGGAGAAATCTTACTTACCAGTATGGATAGAGATGGAACGAAAGATGGCTATGACCTCGAACTTACCCGGGAAATTGCCGATGCGGTGAAAATTCCGGTAATTGCCTCGGGGGGTGTGGGAGAGCTTTCCCATTTTTACGAAGGAGTGGTTTTGGGGCACGCTTCGGCTCTTTTGGCAGCTTCGGTGTTTCACTTTGGTAAATTTACCATTAAAGAAGTAAAGAGGTACTTAAAAGAGCGGGGGATACCGGTCCGATTGGGGGATACCGAAAATGGAACTTAAGTTTGACGAAAAAGGCTTGATTCCGGCGGTGGTACAGGATATTGATACCAGAGAAGTTTTAATGGTAGCTTACATGAATGAAGAAAGCGTAAAAAAATCCCTGGAGACCGGTCAAACCTGGTTTTACAGCCGCTCCCGTAACGCTTTATGGCATAAAGGGGAGACGTCCGGCAATACCCAGGAAATTGTGGAGATCCGGTATGATTGTGATGCCGACTGCTTATTAATAAAAGTAAGGCAAAAGGGGGTAGCGTGTCATACCGGAAATTACAGCTG is a window encoding:
- the hisB gene encoding imidazoleglycerol-phosphate dehydratase HisB — translated: MRRAEVQRTTLETMINVEFTMDGNGEFSGTSGLGFFDHMLTLFCKFGGFNLNLSCQGDLEVDDHHTVEDIGLVLGEAFSKALGDKKGIARFASGFYPMDEALMLIAVDISGRPYLAFEADFPPVLAGKFNYQMVEEFLRGFVQKAGITLHVREISGKNLHHKAEAIFKGLGRTLKVAVSVQGDELPSTKGVI
- the hisZ gene encoding ATP phosphoribosyltransferase regulatory subunit, coding for MRENFKELPMGVRDYLPGEAALRRYLENLFVELVAKEGFQEVITPSFEYYETLRESSETDLIKFVDRTGELLALRGDMTTPIARVVSTKMKHRELPLKIFYAATVFSGNFSGRNKLREFKQLGIEVFGDITSKLESDLIKLMAVYLRKAKVKNLEISLGHVDILTGLIEEYELFNHFSEIKNALNQKDYVALEGIFERAGKSQRVRESLVDFLQQRGGKAILRKAKKMLSHPKAKKALEELEEVTEYLISEGVRELKLDFSLVRDLNYYTGLVFEAYTPYLGYPLGGGGRYDTLLKKFGWDTPAFGFALGLERIVESIANSIDK
- the hisC gene encoding histidinol-phosphate transaminase, with product MNKPRYFKEAFAQLKPYEPHLVSYEIKLDANENPYLFPKSLLEEIFSKIGTRDFPLYPDPLAGRLRIRLSEKLGVLPENIVLGNGSDELILCLYLAFGGYGRIALSFSPSFVMYRHHAFVTQTEFFEVSYRDDFSLDLDETKKAIEKYQPHLVFLANPNNPTGTLVDIETIKKLLAYDHLLVVDEAYVEFSGVSAIDLLKKYQNLVILRTFSKARALAGLRLGYLVASVDVVKEIIKVKNPYNVNVFSQIAGEVVLANEEVFQGEIKEIVAERERLYNQLASLGLKPVKSHANFILVEFGEKAKKIHQELINHGILVRYLGGALANYLRITVGTPEENRQLLKKLGEIL
- the hisD gene encoding histidinol dehydrogenase, with the protein product MKLILNKEELLDKYSRRKAVEEDIEQQVRKILNEVASSGDEALIEYAREFDGFKGDLSNLKVSEEEIDKAYREVDDGFLNSLRKAIQRVFDFHQKQLPRSWFTTEENGNILGQIYTPVEVAGIYVPGGTAAYPSSVVMNAVPAKVAGVKRIVMVSPQKGERMNPYVLVAAREAGVTEIYRVGGAHAIAALAFGTKTIPRVDVITGPGNIYVTIAKKLVYGTVNIDMLAGPSEVVVIADSSAKPEYLAADMLSQAEHDSLASGVVITWDGELARKTAQKVEEYLKLLPRREIILKALENCGGIVVVDDEEEALQLANQLAPEHLELMLPNPFGYLAKVKNAGAVFLGQFSPEPMGDYLAGPNHVLPTSGTSRFYSPLSVDNFLKKSSVIYYSQEGFLADARDVIKLAETEGLFAHALSVKVRISNE
- the hisG gene encoding ATP phosphoribosyltransferase, which codes for MKNGLTFALPKGTLFPDTVRLLYKAGFLKKEEVLLESRKLVIKDGPYTFIICRPTDIPTFVEHGAADLGIVGKDVIEEQRREIFELLDLKYGKCHFAVAAPRDNPKVHDLGKLTEVRAASKFPEVTRRFFKGLGVRAEVIKMHGNVELAPLVGLADVIVDLVSTGRTLRENNLIEITKIMDITARLVANRVAARVYDREIKAIVKKFKNLVGGEKNEVNLK
- the purD gene encoding phosphoribosylamine--glycine ligase → MKVLVVGSGGREHAIVKKLKESPKVTEVLAAPGNAGIAREARVVPVEVDNLSGLLEIALREKVDLTVVGPELPLTLGIVDYFNEHGLLVFGPGRDAAQIEGSKSFAKELMRENGIPTAFYETFTDYNEAREYVYRKGVPIVIKADGLAAGKGVYVCQELEEAIKALNDIFVKRIFGAAGNKVVIEEYLEGQEVSVLAFTDGETVVQMVPAQDHKRVFNNDQGPNTGGMGAYAPAPVYTPEIAERVQREILLPTLKGLKGKGITYRGVLYAGLILTREGPKVLEFNARFGDPETQVILPLLKTDLVEIMLAVVEKRLSEINIEFLPKACATVVLASGGYPGKYETGKVIHGLDRLPPGVVAYHAGTAFNGDDIVTAGGRVLNITAVGDTLKAAVELAYEGVKAVSFEGMHYRTDIGQKALKLQ
- a CDS encoding YerC/YecD family TrpR-related protein, encoding MFKYEGKLRDPAFDSLFEAILALKNIDECYAFFEDICTIAELKALAQRWEVAKMLDEGRTYQEIVQKTGASTATISRVKRYLNYGASGYRLMLKRLKEEGKL
- a CDS encoding DUF814 domain-containing protein — protein: MNNRALALFSGGLDSILAIKVSQRAGADVTALHFINPFVSEVKTEYIKEKAKELGVPLILEPLGDDYLEIILKPKYGYGKAMNPCIDCRAFMLKKAKELLPKYNASFLISGEVLGQRPKSQMRHSMQQTAREAGVEDILVRPLTAKNLPPTLPERLGIIDREKLLDFSGRNRKPQMALARELGIQNYPSPAGGCLLTQVEYGKKLKDLINHGQYDLREIKRLNIGRQFRLSHGAKLIVGRNHEENEALKASAKDSDILMRVQNFKGPLAVLTGNDISYVALKTAARITARYADCPKEQKVTVTFYRINNPKNKEAIEVIPMASEEVSTYRIE
- the purH gene encoding bifunctional phosphoribosylaminoimidazolecarboxamide formyltransferase/IMP cyclohydrolase, with the protein product MGSKRALISVYDKKGIVEFAGKLVDLGFEIISTGGSYKVLKEAGIPVTYISDITGFPEILEGRVKTLHPAIHGGILAKRTEEHLKEISAQGIKPIDLVIVNLYPFRETVARGADRDEIIENIDIGGPTLIRAAAKNHRYVTVVVDPEDYAEVAEHLKKGEVPPEVRERLALKAFRHTASYDIAIANYFAGRLEDGGFRKKLYIEAEQVEMLRYGENPHQRGAVYRVEGTFGLVDAEILNGKAMSFNNYLDADAAYRLIWEFREPAAAIIKHTVPCGVATGENLKEAYEKAYAGDPVSAYGGIVAFNGAVDEKVAELLVQHFYEVIIAPDFSDEALKILREKKNLRVIKAKPLALEELNLRQISGGLLLQENDGKLYEELKVVAGNDLTEGQREDIVFGLKVVKYVKSNAIAVVKDGMLLGAGGGQTSRIDAVKIALNKAGERARGAVVVSDAFFPFADSIEELAKAGVSVVVEPGGAVRDREVIEEAAKRNVTLVFTGVRHFLH